The Lysobacter oculi genomic sequence CCACCAAGAACTCGATCCTGCTGGTCGATTACGCGGTGATGGCCGAAGACCAGCACGGCATGAGCCAGCACGATGCGTTGATTGATGCCTGCCGCAAGCGTGCGCGCCCGGTGATCATGACCACGCTGGCAATGGGCGCCGGCATGATGCCGCTTGCACTCGGCATGGCCGAAGGCACCAGCTCCACCTTCCGCGCGCCGATGGCCTGGGCGGTGATCGGCGGCCTGATCACCTCGACCGCGCTCAGCCTGATCGTGATTCCGGCCACCTACACCGTGCTGCACGACATCGGCGACTGGCTGGCCGGCAAGTTCCGGCGCGACAAGCCCGCGGCGCCCGCGCACGCCTGACCCGGGCAGCCCGGCCATGTGCCGGGCTGGTCGTTTGTGGGGGGCATGGGGATGCGCAGTCCGCGTCTCGACGCTGCGCCGGGCGTGCTAGAAATGCACATCCGCACCGGAGCCCGCCATGGCCGACCTGCTGCATCTCTCCGCACCGTGGTGGCATTTCGTGCTGCGCGCGATCGTCATCTACGTGATGGTGATGGTGCTGATCCGGGTTTCCGGCAAGCGTGCGGTCGGCCAGTTCACGCCGTTCGACCTGGTGCTGCTGATCCTCATCGGCAACGCGGTGCAGAACGGCTTGAACGGCGGCGACAACTCCATCGCCGGCGCATTCATCCTGGCCGCCACGCTGATCGTGCTGAACTACGGCGTGGCCTTCGCCACCTCGCGCTCGCAGCGCGCCGAGCACATCGTCGAAGGCGTGCCGCGGGTGCTGGCGCGTGACGGCGTGCTGTTCAAGGAAGTCCTGCGCGAGGAACTGGTGAGCGAAGCGGACTTCCTGGAATCGCTGCGGATGAACAACGTTGGCGAGATCGACGATGTCGCGCTGGCCCTGCTGGAAACCAATGGCAGCATCAGCGTGATCTCGCGGCAGGGCGATGGCGAGGCGCGTGCGGCAAAATACATCCAGGTGCTGCCGGTGCGTTCCCTGCGCCGCCATCGCCGCCACCGACGCACGCCCGGGCATCCCGAAGGCGGGTAGGGTGGTTGAACGCGTTCGGGGGGGCGCACGCTTGTCACTGATCCGATCCACTTCCATGGCATGGCCGACGCGCCTGAAGCGCGTGCTGCTGGCGTGGCTGCTGCTGGCCTGCTGCCTGCCCGCGTTCGCCGCGACGGATTGGCCGCGCTGGCAGGCCGAACTGGTACGCCTGCACCAGGACGCGATCCCGCGCGATGAAGTGCGGCGGCGCTTCATCGAATTGCAGAAGACCTTGCCACCCGACCCGCCGTATCCGGTGCAGCGCGAGGCGGCGCGGGTCGCGTTGCTGCTGTCCGACAGCGAGGGCGATGCGCGTGCCCGGCGCGAGGCGCTGCGCACGCTCGCGCTGCGCAACGGCGACGAGGACACCGCGCGGCTGATGCGGGTGCAGGAGATTTTCGACAGCCACGTCGACGACAACATCGAGGCCAGCCTGCACGCGCTCGATGCGCTGCGCCTGGAAACGCAGCCGGGGACGCCCGAGCTGCGCAACCAGATCGCCATGGCCTATGCCTACATGTACTGGGATGTCGGCAACTTCGAGCTCGCGTTGCGCTATCTGCTGCAGGCGCGTGACCTGGCGCCCACGCTGCCGGGACGCAATCCCGAACGGATGACCGAGCGTGGCGAAGGCATCGCCCGGCTCTACGTCGACATGCAGGACGCACCGCGCGCGCTGGCCGAGCTCGACGCGCTGGAACGCGACCTGCCGGCGGCGTTGTCGGAAAGGATGCGTACCCATCTCGCCGCCACGCGTGGCGCCGCGCTCATCGTGTCGGGGCAGCCGCGGGTGGCGATGGACGTCGTGCAGCAGGGACTGCAGGGCGTGGCGCCGCTGGACCCCGGCAACGGCCAGCAGCGGCTCCGGCAGGCGCTCGCCGAAGCCCACCTCGCGCTGGACCAGCCCGAGCTCGCGCTCAAGGCGGCGAACGAGATGGTCACGGCCAGCCGCGATGGCGCGCCCTATTTCCAGGCCGAGGGCCAGATCCTGCGCGGTGCAGCCCAGTCACGGCTGGGGCATGTCGAGGAAGGGCTCGCCTCGATGCAGCAGGGCATCAATTATTTCCGTCGTGCCGCGCAGTTCGTCGCCCTGCGGCGCGGGCTGGGCCGCAAGGTGGATGCGCTGGTCGCCGCCGGTCGTCCCGCCGATGCGCTGGCCGCGCAGCGCGAGCAGTACGACCTGTCGATGCGCCTGTACAGCAGCAACCGCGCGCAGGGTGTCGCGCGCCTGCAGGTGGAGGAGGACGTGGCCCGCCGCGAAGACGAGATCCGCCGGCTGTCCACGGAAAACCAGTTGCAGGAAGCCCGCGTGCGCGCGCAGCGCGGCAGCAAGCTGGCGTGGATGGTGGTGAGCGTGCTCGGTGGTGGCGTCATCCTGCTGCTGGCCCTGCTGTTGCGCAGCACCCGCCGCCAGCGCGAAGCCTTGTGGAAGGACGCGCTCACCGGCGCCTTCACCCGCCATCACCTGGAGCGCTGGCGCGCCGGCCATCGCCTGCATGCGCCGGCGCGACGCGCGCTGGTGCTGATCGACCTGGACCACTTCAAGGCGATCAACGACCAGCATGGCCATGCCGCCGGCGACGAAGTGCTGCGGGGTGTCGGCGCGCGCCTGCGCGGTGAGCTGGATCGCCACGGCGAACTGTTCCGCTGGGGTGGCGAGGAGTTCCTGCTGGTGCAGGACGTGCCGGCCGATGCCGACATCGAGGCCTGGCTCGCGCGCCTGCAACGCGTGGTGCAGCGGGACACGCCGTGGGCCGGACAGATGCTGCGGGTCAGCGCATCGATGGGCTGCCTGGTGCTGGCGGGCGAGGATGCCGAGGACGCGCGTTTCGACACCGCCGTGCGCCTGGCCGATACCGCGCTCTACATGGCGAAGGCGGAAGGCCGCGCCTGCGCGATCCGTTTCGTGTTCGCGGGTGAAGGGCTCGATGCCTGGCATCGGCAGCCGCCGTGCCGGCGCGATGAACTGCAGGCCTGGCGCGAGCGGGGCTGGGTGCAGGTACGCCGGGTGCCCGCGCCCGATTAAAACGCGGCGCTCAGCCCAGTTCGGCGAGCCAGTCGCGCGGGCGCAGGTAGTCGGCAAGCCGCGCCTCGGCGCTGCCGGGTTCCGGCGCGTAGCCGTATTCCCAACGCACCCGCGGCGGCAGGCTCATCAGGATGCTTTCCGCGCGCCCGCCCGACTGCAGCCCGAAATGCGTGCCGCGGTCGAACACCAGGTTGAACTCGACGTAGCGCCCGCGCCGGTACAGCTGGAACTCGCGTTCGCGCTCGCCGTAAGCCGTGTCTTTGCGGCGTTCGACGATCGGCAGGTAGGCGACGAGGAAACCGTCGCCGACCGCGCGCAGGTAGGCGAAGTCGGCGTCCGCATCGTCATCCAGATCATCGAAGAACAGCCCGCCGACGCCACGTGTCTCGTCGCGATGCTTGAGGAAGAAGTATTCGTCGCACCAGCGCTTGTGCGCGTCGTAGCGCGCTTCGCCACCGAACGGCTCGCACAGTGCGCGGGCGACGCGATGCCAGTGCAGCACGTCTTCGTCATGCACGTAATAGGGCGTCAGGTCGAAGCCGCCACCGAACCACCAGGCGACGCATTCGCCGTCTTTCTCGGCGCGGAAGTGGCGCACGTTGGCGTGGGTGGTGGGGATGTGCGGATTGCGCGGATGGAAGACCAGCGACACGCCGACCGCGCGCCAGGCCGCGCCGACCAGTTCCGGCCGCGCGGCGGTGGCCGAAGGTGGCAGCGCCGTGCCCGACACATCGGAGAAGCCGATGCCGGCCTGCTCGAACACCGCGCCGTCGCGCAGGATGCGGGTGCGCCCGCCACCACCGAGCAGGCCGCCCGTGCCTTCGCGGGTCCAGGCGTCCTCGACGAAGCGCGCCGAGCCATCGGCGTCCTCGATGGCTGCGCAGATGCGGTCCTGCAGGTCGCGCAGGTAGCGGCGGACGGCGTCGAAATCGGGGGCGGTGTCGTTCATCGCCCCATTATCGCCGCAAGCCCGCGCCTCACTTCTTCAGCCTGCGCTCGAACAGTTCGTCGATGCGCCGGTATTCGTCGTACCAGCTCGACGGGTGCTTGAAACCGTGGCGTTCCAGCGGATACGGCGCGATCTCCCACTTGTCCTTGCGCAGCTCGATCAGCCGCTGCGCCATCATCACCGAGTCCTTGAAGAACACGTTGTCGTCGATCATGCCGTGCGCGATCAGCAGGGAATCCTGCAGGCCTTCGGCGTATTCGATCGGCGACGAGCGCCTGTAGGCCTCGGGGTCGAGTTCGGGCGTGTTGAGGATGTTGCTGGTGTATTCGTGGTTGTACTGCGACCAGTCGCTGACCGGGCGCAGCGCCGCGCCCGCCTTGAAGGTGCCGGGCGATTTCATCAGCGCCACGAAGGTCATGAAGCCGCCATAGCTGCCGCCGTAGATGCCGGCGCGGTCCTTGTCGCCCTGCTTGGTCGCGGCGAGCCAGTCCAGGCCGTCCAGGTAGTCCTCGAGCTCCGGCTTGCCCATCCAGCGGTAGATCGCGGTGCGCCAGTCGCGGCCGTAGCCGGCGGATGCGCGGTAGTCCAGGTCCAGCACGATGTAGCCCTGCTGCACCAGCAGGTTGTGGAACATCTGCTCGCGGAAGTAGTTGGGATAGCTCGCTTCCACGTTCTGCAGATAGCCCGCGCCGTGCACGAACATGACGATCGGATAGCGCCTGCCGGCTTCCATCTGCTTCGGGCCGTAGTACTTGCCCCAGACGGTGCCGGCGCCGTGCTTCGACGGCACCTGCACGTATTCCGGCTGCACCCAGTCGATCGACTTGAAGGCGGGCGTGCGGGTATCGGTGAGCTTCTTCAGGCCTTCGCCATCGGCGCCGATCACCGCGAGCTGCGGCGGCACGTAGCTCTCCGACCAGCGCAGCAGCAGCCTGGAACCATCGGGCGACTGGGTGAAGCTCTCGATGCCGTCGAGCGCGGTGACTTCGCGCACGCTGCCGCCACTCGCCGGCAATTTGCAGACTTCGTAATCGCCGGGCCAGCTGCGGTTGCAGCGGAAGTAGAAGCTGCGGCCATCGCGCGCGACCTCCACCGAAGACGCCTCCCACTTGCCCGAGGTCAGCTGCCGGCGCGTGCCGCCTTCGAGCGTGTAGAGGTGTGAGTAGCCGTCTTCCTCGCTCAGGTACCAGAGCGTGCGGCCATCGGGCAGCCAGCCGAATTCGTTGAACGACCAGCCGACCCACGCCGGATCGGTCAGCCGGTGCCGCGACTGCAGTGCGGCGTTGGCCAGATCCACCGAGGCGATCCAGCGATCCTTGTTGTCCACCGCGCGCACCAGCAGCGCCACGTTGCGCGAATCGCCGCTCCAGTGGATCGCCGGGCCGCTGCCGTCGCCATCGGTTTCGATGCGCACCGCGCGGTTGCCCTTCAGCGGGTCCTGGCCGGCGGCCTTGCGCATCGCCGCCAGCGGATCGGTGGCGATGCCGGGCAGGCCGTCGAACTTCAGCTCGCGCACCGCGCCCGAAGCCACATCCACCAGCCACAACCGGTTGGGCAGCGGATCGCCGCGACCGACGCGCGTGCGCACTTCCTCGAATTCCTCGTAACCGGATTCGGTCACGTACTTCGGCATCTGCCCGCCCTTGCCGGCATCCGCGCCCTTCTCGGTGGTGACCACGATCAGCCAGCGGCCGTCCGGCGACAGCGCGCTGTCCTGGATGTCGACGTTCTTGCCGAGGTAGAGCGGGGCCGGCGCGCGGCTCGGGTCGGCACTGCGCCAGGCTTCGTCCTGCTGGCGCGCGGCGTCGCGGCGCGCGGCTTCGTCCTTCAAGGTTTCGATGAGGCGGAGCTGGCGGTCGCGCAGGTCGTCGGCCTTCGGCGTCTTGCCGGGGCTGTCGGCGGCCTGCGGCGAGGCCGCCTGCATCACCAGCCGGCCATCCCATCGATACCAGTCATTGCCCTGGCGCCAGACCAGCCCGCCGTTGTCCGACCATTGCGGGCGCGATTCCGCCGCGTTGCTGCGGGTGAGCTGCGTCAGCGTGCCATTGCCGAGATCGCGGACGAAGAGGTCTCCGTTGCGGATGAAGGCGCTGCGTTGGCCGTCGCGGCTGTAGACGGCGGATTCGCCATCGAGCTGGGCGCGTTCGCCGCCGTCGATGCGCGTGGCCGCGCCGATGCCGTCGATGCCGACCCGCCAGGTGTCGCGGATCGTCTCGCCGTCGCGCTTGAGCTTGAAGTCGATGGCGCGGCCGTCCCATCGCCACCACGCGCCTTCGACGCCGGGCCCGATCCAGTCCGGGTCGGCCATGATCTGGCGCATCGTCAGCGGTTGCGAAGGCTGCGCCTGTGCGTGGCAGGCCAGGGCGAGCAGGGCGAAGGCGAGGGCAGGGCGAAGTCGGGGCATGCGCATGCGTTGGGGCCGGGAAAACCCAAGGCTAGCGCACAAGCCCCGGCACGGCCCCGCGTTCAGCCGCCGTGCGCCGCGCCGAAGGTGGGCACTGCGGCGGAATTCGCGCACAATTCCGGGCATTCCCCCTTGATGCGCCCATGCTCGCCTACGTCTACAAAAGCCGGAAACGTGCCGACACCTATGTGTATCTGGCCGAACGCGAGGATTTCGCGCTGCTGCCCGACACGCTGCGCGCGCAACTGGGGCCGCTGGACTTCCTGCTCGAGGTCGCGCTCACGCCCGAACGCCGGCTGGCGCGTGGCAACCAGCGCGAGGTGATGAAGAGCCTGGAGACGCAGGGCTTCCACCTGCAGCTGCCGACCACGCTCGCCGCCGACCCGATGAGCGAGGACTGGGGCACGGATGCCTGAGACCGCGCGCACCCGCGCCTCGCGCCGCTGGCTCGCCCTGCCTGGCGCACTCGCGCTGCTGGCCACCCCGCAGCTCGGCATCGCCGCGCCGCTGGCGGTGCTGGCCGGCCTGCTGCTGTGCGGGCTGGCGCTGGCGCGCGGGGACTGGAAGCCGTCGCTCAACGCACTCGCGCGGCTGTGGGCCGCCGGCCTGCTGTTAGCGGCTTTGTTGCTGGCGTGGCCGCTGACGGCCTTCGTGCGCGGTGGCAGCCTGTGGTCGGCGCTGGGAATTTCGGCGGCGAGTGGTGTCGTGCTGCTGGCGGCGTGGCGTGGCTGGCCGCTGTTCGCCCGCGCCCTGGCCGGCGAGTTGTCGGACATGCGTGACTGGCGCCGCGTCATCCAGCTCGATCCCGCCGCGTGGCGTGGCTTGAAGATCGCCGTGCCGGTGGCCGTGCTGCTGGTCGGCGGCATCGCCATCGGCTGGCCCGGTTTGTGGGCGATGCCGGTGCGCTGGACGCTCGCGGTGCTGATGGCGGTCATCGCCATCGTGCCGGTGCTGCGCCAGCGGCGCGAAGAGGCAGTGGTGCGCGTCGCCCGCGCCGAAGCGGAAACCCGCCAACTGCGCAACGCCGACCGCATCGAACTGGACACACTGTTCGCGCCGCCCGCCGCCGATGTGGTGGTGGATGAGGAGTTCGCGGCGGACGCGCCGGCATCGCCCATCCCCACGGAAACACTGTCGGCGGAAGCGGCCGACGTGCCGGCCGCCACCACATCCACCGAAGCATCGGCGCCCGTTTTTTCGCCCGAACAGATCGCGACCGCCAGCGCCGAGCTCTACGCCGCCGCCCGCGCCGGCCGCGTCGATCGCGCGCTGGCCCTGCTCGAATCCGGCGCCGATCCGCTGTCGCCGCCGCCCGCCGGTGAGCGCGACCAGCGCGGCCTGGCCCAGCTGGCCGCCGTGTTGCCCGACCTGCGCCTGCTGCGCACGCTGATCCAGCGCGGCGTGCCGCTGGGTGCCGAGGCGCGCCGGCTCACCCCGTTGCTGGCCGCCACCCGCGACAGCTGGCACGGCCGCCCCGAGGCGGTGATGACCCTGCTCGCCAATGGCGCCGACCCGCGCGCCCGCGACGACGAGGGCAACACGCCACTGCATCACGCCGCGCGCAGTACCGATCCGGGCGTGGCCGCGCTGCTGCTGGATGCCGCCGCCGAGATCGACACGCTCAACGACGCCCGCCAGTCGCCGCTGGCGATGGCCTGCCTGTCCGGCAACTGGCGGCTGGCCAAGTTCCTGTCCGAGCGCGGCGCGAAGACGCATCCGGCCGGCGGCGATCCGGTCCTGCTGGCCGCGGCCGCCACCGAAGAAGACGACCCGGCCGGCGTGCAATACCTGCTGCGCCACAAGGCGGCGGTCAACGCGCGCGGCGCGGATGGCCGCAGCGCCCTGCACCACGCCGCGGCGGCCGGCCATGTCGCCATCGTCCAGACCCTGCTCGATGCCGGCGCCGATGCCCGCCAGCGCGACGATGCCGGCCTCGATGCCTGGCTCGCGGCGGCGGGCAGCGGCCAGCAGCCGGTGCTGGAAGCCTTGCTGGAAAACGGCGCCGACCTCTCCGCCGTGGATGCCGAAGGCCGCGATGCGCTGATGCGGGCGATGGACGAAGGCCAGGCCAACGCGGCGCTGGCACGCTGGCTGCGCGAACGCGGGCTGGACACCGAGCGCGTTGATGCCCAGGGCACGAGCGCCGTGCAACGCGCGGTCGCCGCCGGTCGCTGGGCGCTGGTCGGCGCCATCGATCCCAATTACCCGCTGCCCACCGTCGATGGGGCGGATGACGCCGCCGAAGTCGCCCGCCCGCCGATGCAGCTGCTCGCCGAAGCGCTCGCCGCCGCCGACCGCGAGGCCATCGCGCGCAGCGTGACCTTGCTCAGCGCCGATGAGCGCGGGCGTGCGCTGGTGGAGGCGGCTTCGCTCGACCCCGCACGCATCGCCCTGCTGCTGCCGCATCGCCCCACGCTCGAAGCCCGTGGCCCTGATGGCGACACCGCCGTGTTCGCGCTGCTGGCCAAGGCCGGCCAGCCCGAGTCCCGCGCGATGCTGCGCGAACTGCTGGCGGCGGGCGCATCGCCGGCCGGCGCCGCGGGCCTGGCCCGCTATCTGGCCGCCTGCCTCGCCGCCCGCGTGCCGGAGACCGAAGGCCAGCAGCTCGCGCTTGAACTGCTCGCGCGCGGTGCTGACACCTTCGCGCCGCATGCCAGCGGCGAATCGCCGCTGCTGCTCGCCCTGCGCCTGGGCTGGCTGCCGCTCGCGCGCGGCCTGCTGGAGCGTGGCGCCGATCCCAACCAGGCCGACGAACGCGGCCTGACCCCGCTGCATGTGGCGAGCGCGCTCGGCCTGGAGTCGATCGTCCCGCTGCTGATCCGCCACGGCGCCCAGCCCGCTGCCCGCGCCGGCGACGGCCAGACCGCGCTCGGCGTGGCGCTGGCCAGTGGCCGTCGCGAGCTCGCCGGCTGGCTCGACTGGCGCGGCTGGCCGCATCCCGGCCGGGCGCTGCGCGCCAGCGATCTCGCCTCCGCCGCGATCCTCGGCGATGCCGACGCGCTCGGCCGCCTGCTGCATTTTCGGTTTCGACGTCGACACCCGCGACGCCCAGGGCTGCAGCGCCCTGCTGCGCGCCGCCGGCGGTGGCCACGAGGCGGTGGTGTCGCGCCTGCTCGCCGCCGGCGCCGATGCCGGGCTGGCCGCGGAAAGCGGCGCCACGCCGTTGTCGGCGGCGGTGAGCATGCGTCACCTCGGTGTCGTCGATGCGCTGCTGGCGGCGGGCGCGGATGTCGAACAACGCCTGCCCGGCGACGTCACTGTGCTGATGCTGGCCTCCGCGCTTGGCCTGCCCGACATGGTCTCGCGCCTGCTCGCCGCCGGCGCCGACCTGCACCTGGGCGATGCCGAAGGCCTCAAGCCGATGCATTGCGCCGCGCTGTTCGGCTTCGCCACCCACGACCGCGCGCGCCTGCTCGCCCTGTTCGACACCCTGCACCTGGCCGGCGCCGAAGCCGACGAAGCCACCGTGACCGGCCTCACCCCGCTGCTGTTGCTGCTCGGTGCGCGTGCCGAACCCGGCGCCGCCTGCGACGAGGACGTGCTGGTCGCCGGCCTCGAACGCCTGCTCGAAGAAGGCGCCACCCTGCCGATGCAGGACCAGCGCGGCTTCGGGCCGTTGCACCTCGCCGCCCTGCACGGGATGGGCCAGGTGGTGCGCGTGCTGCTGCGCCACGGCGCCGACCCCAACCTGCGCGACCGCCTCAACCGCACCCCCGCGCGAGATCGCCGCGATGCGCGGTTTCATGGATGTCGCCGCCGAATTCGCCAGCGATGCCGGCACCCCGTCGATGGCGCGTTTCCTGCGCGAACCCGGCCGCTGACTCGCGCCGCGTCACCGGGCCGTGGCACCATCGGCCCATTCCACGGAGGGGCACGATGATGAAGTTGAACGTGATGCCGCTTGGCCTGCTGCTGGCGGCCTGCGTGTTGGCCGCGCCGCTGCAGGCGCAGACTGGCAAGAAGCTGCCGCAGGCGGCCATCGAGGTGGCCAAATCCGAATCGGTGATGTCGATGCGCGTCGATGGCGAACTCCTGATCTCGCCTGAAGGCGAAGTCCGGGAGCACCGCATCACCACCGAAGTGCCGTCCGGCATCAAGGCCATGATCGACAAGAGCATTGCCGGCTGGCGCTTCAAGCCGATCACCGACGATGCGGGCAAGCCGGTGCTGGCCAAGACCTTCATGCGGTTGACGTTCGTCGCGCGGGAAGCCGCCGGGGACGACTACACGGTGACGCTCGAGAACGTCCGTTTCCACGACGGAAAGAAACCCGACTACCGGGGAGCGGCGCACGAAAAGGGTATCGATGTGGTGACCACCGCGCGACCCAAGTACCCCGCGCTCATGCTGGCCAATAACGTCAATGGCTCGGCGCTGGTGCAAATCTTGTTCGATGCCGAGGGCAAAGTGGAGGACGCGATCATCGTGCAGTCGGCCATGTTCAACGTGCGCGGCCATTCGGATGTGCTGGAGCAGGCAGTGGCGGAGATGGAGAAGGAATCCCTGCGCGCAGTGAGGCGCATGCGCGTCGCGTTCGGCCCGCAGGCCGATCTTGACGATCCGCGTTCGCGCTCGGGCTATCTGGCCATCAACTATTGGATGGAAGGCAAGCGCAACGATTCGAATGAGTTGCGCCAACCGGGCAAATGGCGCCAGGAACAGCGTGGCCCGCTGCGCGCCGCCGTGTGGCTGGGCGATGCCGCACGCGTCGGTATCTCCGACGTCGATGGCACCGAGAACCTGATGTCCGGCGAGAAGTCGCTGATCAAGCCGCTGTCGGGCGTCCCAATGCTCTGACCGCCGCGACATCGCCCAACAAAAACGCCCCGGTATCCCGGGGCGTTTCCTTTTGCGTCGCGGCGTTCCGGACTCAGCGCTTCATCGAGGCGAAGAACTCGTCGTTCGACTTGGTCTGCTTCATCTTGTCGAGCAGGAATTCCATCGCGGCGATCTCGTCCATCGGGTGGATGAGCTTGCGCAGGATCCAGATCTTCTGCAGCAGGTCCGGTTCGATCAGCAGGTCCTCGCGGCGGGTGCCGGACAGGTTGACGCCGATCGCCGGGTACACGCGCTTCTCGGTGATGCGGCGGTCCAGGTGGACTTCCGAGTTGCCGGTGCCCTTGAACTCCTCGTAGATCACCTTGTCCATCGCGCTGCCGGTATCGACCAGCGCGGTCGCGATGATGGTCAGCGAACCGCCTTCCTCAACATTGCGCGCGGCACCGAAGAAGCGCTTCGGGCGATGCATCGCGTTGGCGTCCACGCCGCCGGTCAGCACCTTGCCGCTGGACGGCAGCACGTTGTTGTAGGCGCGGGCGAGGCGGGTGATCGAGTCGAGCAGGATGACGACATCCTTCTTGTGCTCGACCAGACGCTTGGCGCGTTCGATCACCATTTCCGCGACCTGCACGTGGCGCGCGGCCGGTTCATCGAACGTGGACGAGATGACTTCGCCGCGCACGGTGCGCTGCATTTCGGTCACTTCTTCCGGGCGCTCGTCGATCAGCAGCACGATCAGGTGCACGTCGGGATGGTTGTAGGTAATGGCCGATGCGATCTGCTGCATCATCATCGTCTTGCCGGCCTTCGGCGGGCTGACGATCAGCGCACGCTGGCCCTTGCCCTGCGGGGCCATCAAATCGAGGATGCGGCCGGTGATGTCTTCGCTGGAACCATCGCCGCGCTCCAGCTTGAAGCGCTTGCGCGGGAACAGCGGCGTCAGGTTCTCGAACAGGGTCTTGTTCTTCGACGCCTCGATCGGCTCGCCGTTGATGGTATCGACCACGTTCAGCGCGAAGTAGCGCTCGCCGTCCTTCGGCCAGCGGATGCGGCCGGCGA encodes the following:
- a CDS encoding S9 family peptidase, with the protein product MPRLRPALAFALLALACHAQAQPSQPLTMRQIMADPDWIGPGVEGAWWRWDGRAIDFKLKRDGETIRDTWRVGIDGIGAATRIDGGERAQLDGESAVYSRDGQRSAFIRNGDLFVRDLGNGTLTQLTRSNAAESRPQWSDNGGLVWRQGNDWYRWDGRLVMQAASPQAADSPGKTPKADDLRDRQLRLIETLKDEAARRDAARQQDEAWRSADPSRAPAPLYLGKNVDIQDSALSPDGRWLIVVTTEKGADAGKGGQMPKYVTESGYEEFEEVRTRVGRGDPLPNRLWLVDVASGAVRELKFDGLPGIATDPLAAMRKAAGQDPLKGNRAVRIETDGDGSGPAIHWSGDSRNVALLVRAVDNKDRWIASVDLANAALQSRHRLTDPAWVGWSFNEFGWLPDGRTLWYLSEEDGYSHLYTLEGGTRRQLTSGKWEASSVEVARDGRSFYFRCNRSWPGDYEVCKLPASGGSVREVTALDGIESFTQSPDGSRLLLRWSESYVPPQLAVIGADGEGLKKLTDTRTPAFKSIDWVQPEYVQVPSKHGAGTVWGKYYGPKQMEAGRRYPIVMFVHGAGYLQNVEASYPNYFREQMFHNLLVQQGYIVLDLDYRASAGYGRDWRTAIYRWMGKPELEDYLDGLDWLAATKQGDKDRAGIYGGSYGGFMTFVALMKSPGTFKAGAALRPVSDWSQYNHEYTSNILNTPELDPEAYRRSSPIEYAEGLQDSLLIAHGMIDDNVFFKDSVMMAQRLIELRKDKWEIAPYPLERHGFKHPSSWYDEYRRIDELFERRLKK
- the hemF gene encoding oxygen-dependent coproporphyrinogen oxidase; this translates as MNDTAPDFDAVRRYLRDLQDRICAAIEDADGSARFVEDAWTREGTGGLLGGGGRTRILRDGAVFEQAGIGFSDVSGTALPPSATAARPELVGAAWRAVGVSLVFHPRNPHIPTTHANVRHFRAEKDGECVAWWFGGGFDLTPYYVHDEDVLHWHRVARALCEPFGGEARYDAHKRWCDEYFFLKHRDETRGVGGLFFDDLDDDADADFAYLRAVGDGFLVAYLPIVERRKDTAYGEREREFQLYRRGRYVEFNLVFDRGTHFGLQSGGRAESILMSLPPRVRWEYGYAPEPGSAEARLADYLRPRDWLAELG
- a CDS encoding GGDEF domain-containing protein, giving the protein MAWPTRLKRVLLAWLLLACCLPAFAATDWPRWQAELVRLHQDAIPRDEVRRRFIELQKTLPPDPPYPVQREAARVALLLSDSEGDARARREALRTLALRNGDEDTARLMRVQEIFDSHVDDNIEASLHALDALRLETQPGTPELRNQIAMAYAYMYWDVGNFELALRYLLQARDLAPTLPGRNPERMTERGEGIARLYVDMQDAPRALAELDALERDLPAALSERMRTHLAATRGAALIVSGQPRVAMDVVQQGLQGVAPLDPGNGQQRLRQALAEAHLALDQPELALKAANEMVTASRDGAPYFQAEGQILRGAAQSRLGHVEEGLASMQQGINYFRRAAQFVALRRGLGRKVDALVAAGRPADALAAQREQYDLSMRLYSSNRAQGVARLQVEEDVARREDEIRRLSTENQLQEARVRAQRGSKLAWMVVSVLGGGVILLLALLLRSTRRQREALWKDALTGAFTRHHLERWRAGHRLHAPARRALVLIDLDHFKAINDQHGHAAGDEVLRGVGARLRGELDRHGELFRWGGEEFLLVQDVPADADIEAWLARLQRVVQRDTPWAGQMLRVSASMGCLVLAGEDAEDARFDTAVRLADTALYMAKAEGRACAIRFVFAGEGLDAWHRQPPCRRDELQAWRERGWVQVRRVPAPD
- the rho gene encoding transcription termination factor Rho produces the protein MSRLSDDTQTPEAPAPKRRGRPPKARPEADAAHATPPDSPSPAVPVTDTPPAPPPMESAPREAGAPEAQGQNDGAQNGNGQPRDDGQRFNNNNRRERFKNRRDRQRDRQRDQGFPDDFGAQEAFVPRPHPQVPEDFPQYSLSDLKRMPAPKLLDIAEQLQIHEGVARARKQDIIFALLKVLTRHGEGVAADGVLEILPDGFGFLRAAEASYLAGPDDVYISPSQIRRFNLRTGDHIAGRIRWPKDGERYFALNVVDTINGEPIEASKNKTLFENLTPLFPRKRFKLERGDGSSEDITGRILDLMAPQGKGQRALIVSPPKAGKTMMMQQIASAITYNHPDVHLIVLLIDERPEEVTEMQRTVRGEVISSTFDEPAARHVQVAEMVIERAKRLVEHKKDVVILLDSITRLARAYNNVLPSSGKVLTGGVDANAMHRPKRFFGAARNVEEGGSLTIIATALVDTGSAMDKVIYEEFKGTGNSEVHLDRRITEKRVYPAIGVNLSGTRREDLLIEPDLLQKIWILRKLIHPMDEIAAMEFLLDKMKQTKSNDEFFASMKR
- a CDS encoding energy transducer TonB; translation: MMKLNVMPLGLLLAACVLAAPLQAQTGKKLPQAAIEVAKSESVMSMRVDGELLISPEGEVREHRITTEVPSGIKAMIDKSIAGWRFKPITDDAGKPVLAKTFMRLTFVAREAAGDDYTVTLENVRFHDGKKPDYRGAAHEKGIDVVTTARPKYPALMLANNVNGSALVQILFDAEGKVEDAIIVQSAMFNVRGHSDVLEQAVAEMEKESLRAVRRMRVAFGPQADLDDPRSRSGYLAINYWMEGKRNDSNELRQPGKWRQEQRGPLRAAVWLGDAARVGISDVDGTENLMSGEKSLIKPLSGVPML
- a CDS encoding YcgL domain-containing protein, producing the protein MLAYVYKSRKRADTYVYLAEREDFALLPDTLRAQLGPLDFLLEVALTPERRLARGNQREVMKSLETQGFHLQLPTTLAADPMSEDWGTDA